The following coding sequences are from one Athene noctua chromosome 38, bAthNoc1.hap1.1, whole genome shotgun sequence window:
- the HNRNPC gene encoding heterogeneous nuclear ribonucleoproteins C1/C2 isoform X3 — translation MASNVTNKTDPRSMNSRVFIGNLNTLVVKKSDVEAIFSKYGKIVGCSVHKGFAFVQYVNERNARAAVAGEDGRMIAGQVLDINLAAEPKVNRGKAGVKRSAAEMYGSVAAPPSPSPLVRSSFDLDYDFQRDYYDRMYSYPARVPPPPIARAVVPSKRQRVSGNTSRRGKSGFNSKSGQRGSSSKSGKLKGDDLQSIKKELSQIKQKVDALLESLERIEREQKQKSEKAEEEQGGSSAKKEEGGGGTKAEAGGDDSAEEGDLLDDEEAEERGDDQLESIKGDEKEAEEGEDDRDSANGEDDS, via the exons ATGGCCAGCAACGTGACGAACAAGACGGACCCTCGGTCGATGAACTCTCGGGTTTTCATCGGGAACCTCAACACGCTGGTGGTGAAGAAGAGCGACGTGGAGGCCATTTTCTCCAAATACGGGAAAATCGTCGGTTGTTCCGTCCACAAAGGCTTCGCCTTCGTCCAGTACGTCAACGAACGCAACGCCCGCGCCGCCGTGGCCGGGGAGGACGGACGTATGATCGCGGGGCAGGTCCTCG ACATCAACCTGGCGGCCGAGCCCAAGGTGAACCGCGGCAAGGCGGGGGTGAAGCGCTCGGCGGCCGAGATGTACGGGTCAGTAGCCGCCCCACCTTCTCCGTCCCCCCTCGTCAG ATCTTCGTTCGACCTGGATTATGATTTCCAGAGGGATTATTACGACAG GATGTACAGTTACCCCGCCCGCGTGCCCCCTCCCCCCATCGCCCGGGCCGTCGTCCCCTCCAAGCGCCAGCGGGTGTCGGGCAACACGTCGCGTCGGGGCAAGAGCGGCTTCAACTCCAAGAGCGGGCAGAGAGGCTCCTCCTCCAAGTCGGGCAAGT TGAAAGGCGACGACCTGCAGAGCATCAAGAAGGAGCTGAGCCAGATCAAGCAGAAGGTGGACGCGCTGCTGGAGAGCCTGGAGCGCATCGAGAGGGAGCAGA agcagaagagCGAGAAGGccgaggaggagcaggggggcagCTCGGccaagaaggaggaaggaggaggagggacgaAAGCAGAGGCTGGGGGGGACGATTCGGCTGAGGAAGGCGACCTGCTGGATGacgaggaggctgaggagaggggaGACGATCAG ctCGAGTCCATCAAAGGCGACGAGAAGGAGGCGGAGGAGGGGGAGGACGACCGGGACAGCGCCAATGGGGAAGACGATTCCTAA
- the HNRNPC gene encoding heterogeneous nuclear ribonucleoproteins C1/C2 isoform X1 — MASNVTNKTDPRSMNSRVFIGNLNTLVVKKSDVEAIFSKYGKIVGCSVHKGFAFVQYVNERNARAAVAGEDGRMIAGQVLDINLAAEPKVNRGKAGVKRSAAEMYGSVAAPPSPSPLVRSSFDLDYDFQRDYYDRMYSYPARVPPPPIARAVVPSKRQRVSGNTSRRGKSGFNSKSGQRGSSSKSGKLKGDDLQSIKKELSQIKQKVDALLESLERIEREQSKGPAPLILGQIGAILGSFRHRFILIFSEQKSEKAEEEQGGSSAKKEEGGGGTKAEAGGDDSAEEGDLLDDEEAEERGDDQLESIKGDEKEAEEGEDDRDSANGEDDS; from the exons ATGGCCAGCAACGTGACGAACAAGACGGACCCTCGGTCGATGAACTCTCGGGTTTTCATCGGGAACCTCAACACGCTGGTGGTGAAGAAGAGCGACGTGGAGGCCATTTTCTCCAAATACGGGAAAATCGTCGGTTGTTCCGTCCACAAAGGCTTCGCCTTCGTCCAGTACGTCAACGAACGCAACGCCCGCGCCGCCGTGGCCGGGGAGGACGGACGTATGATCGCGGGGCAGGTCCTCG ACATCAACCTGGCGGCCGAGCCCAAGGTGAACCGCGGCAAGGCGGGGGTGAAGCGCTCGGCGGCCGAGATGTACGGGTCAGTAGCCGCCCCACCTTCTCCGTCCCCCCTCGTCAG ATCTTCGTTCGACCTGGATTATGATTTCCAGAGGGATTATTACGACAG GATGTACAGTTACCCCGCCCGCGTGCCCCCTCCCCCCATCGCCCGGGCCGTCGTCCCCTCCAAGCGCCAGCGGGTGTCGGGCAACACGTCGCGTCGGGGCAAGAGCGGCTTCAACTCCAAGAGCGGGCAGAGAGGCTCCTCCTCCAAGTCGGGCAAGT TGAAAGGCGACGACCTGCAGAGCATCAAGAAGGAGCTGAGCCAGATCAAGCAGAAGGTGGACGCGCTGCTGGAGAGCCTGGAGCGCATCGAGAGGGAGCAGAGTAAGGGCCCCGCTCCCCTAATTTTGGGTCAAATCGGAGCGATTTTGGGGTCGTTTCGTCAccgttttattttaattttttcagagcagaagagCGAGAAGGccgaggaggagcaggggggcagCTCGGccaagaaggaggaaggaggaggagggacgaAAGCAGAGGCTGGGGGGGACGATTCGGCTGAGGAAGGCGACCTGCTGGATGacgaggaggctgaggagaggggaGACGATCAG ctCGAGTCCATCAAAGGCGACGAGAAGGAGGCGGAGGAGGGGGAGGACGACCGGGACAGCGCCAATGGGGAAGACGATTCCTAA
- the HNRNPC gene encoding heterogeneous nuclear ribonucleoproteins C1/C2 isoform X2, whose product MASNVTNKTDPRSMNSRVFIGNLNTLVVKKSDVEAIFSKYGKIVGCSVHKGFAFVQYVNERNARAAVAGEDGRMIAGQVLDINLAAEPKVNRGKAGVKRSAAEMYGSSFDLDYDFQRDYYDRMYSYPARVPPPPIARAVVPSKRQRVSGNTSRRGKSGFNSKSGQRGSSSKSGKLKGDDLQSIKKELSQIKQKVDALLESLERIEREQSKGPAPLILGQIGAILGSFRHRFILIFSEQKSEKAEEEQGGSSAKKEEGGGGTKAEAGGDDSAEEGDLLDDEEAEERGDDQLESIKGDEKEAEEGEDDRDSANGEDDS is encoded by the exons ATGGCCAGCAACGTGACGAACAAGACGGACCCTCGGTCGATGAACTCTCGGGTTTTCATCGGGAACCTCAACACGCTGGTGGTGAAGAAGAGCGACGTGGAGGCCATTTTCTCCAAATACGGGAAAATCGTCGGTTGTTCCGTCCACAAAGGCTTCGCCTTCGTCCAGTACGTCAACGAACGCAACGCCCGCGCCGCCGTGGCCGGGGAGGACGGACGTATGATCGCGGGGCAGGTCCTCG ACATCAACCTGGCGGCCGAGCCCAAGGTGAACCGCGGCAAGGCGGGGGTGAAGCGCTCGGCGGCCGAGATGTACGG ATCTTCGTTCGACCTGGATTATGATTTCCAGAGGGATTATTACGACAG GATGTACAGTTACCCCGCCCGCGTGCCCCCTCCCCCCATCGCCCGGGCCGTCGTCCCCTCCAAGCGCCAGCGGGTGTCGGGCAACACGTCGCGTCGGGGCAAGAGCGGCTTCAACTCCAAGAGCGGGCAGAGAGGCTCCTCCTCCAAGTCGGGCAAGT TGAAAGGCGACGACCTGCAGAGCATCAAGAAGGAGCTGAGCCAGATCAAGCAGAAGGTGGACGCGCTGCTGGAGAGCCTGGAGCGCATCGAGAGGGAGCAGAGTAAGGGCCCCGCTCCCCTAATTTTGGGTCAAATCGGAGCGATTTTGGGGTCGTTTCGTCAccgttttattttaattttttcagagcagaagagCGAGAAGGccgaggaggagcaggggggcagCTCGGccaagaaggaggaaggaggaggagggacgaAAGCAGAGGCTGGGGGGGACGATTCGGCTGAGGAAGGCGACCTGCTGGATGacgaggaggctgaggagaggggaGACGATCAG ctCGAGTCCATCAAAGGCGACGAGAAGGAGGCGGAGGAGGGGGAGGACGACCGGGACAGCGCCAATGGGGAAGACGATTCCTAA